The Tepidibacter aestuarii genome contains a region encoding:
- a CDS encoding D-alanyl-D-alanine carboxypeptidase family protein, producing the protein MQLFAGHRIIKDEDGCIAVLYLDKQLNEFSLEFLEKSQEKSQRFEKSILSYIKKNLPNVKVNKVNIMLGSILITSLTFSSAYTPSSLEIDREDIQVPTKPSISQPTEDIDKGQIQESNKPSVSQPTEDIDAGSDISNLQQGIYIVQPKDTLFKISKSYNITIKELKDANQLMDNTIHTGQTLIIPNESNPKTEDINTIVLNPSDTLVIVNKKNSLPSDYVPKNLVVPNVPFPFQEFHSKKLMRQDAASALEELFKKAEQDGINLYATSGYRSYDRQKSIFDSNSKKYGIEKANQFSARPGESEHQTGLAMDVTSPSVNYRLTQIFGETKEGIWLKENAAQFGFIIRYPKGKEGITGYQYEPWHLRYVGDEVAKEITNQNITLEEYFRFE; encoded by the coding sequence ATGCAATTGTTTGCTGGACATAGAATAATTAAAGATGAAGATGGTTGTATAGCTGTTTTATATTTAGACAAGCAATTAAATGAATTCTCACTAGAATTTCTTGAGAAATCACAAGAAAAAAGTCAAAGATTTGAGAAAAGCATTCTAAGTTATATAAAAAAAAATCTTCCTAACGTTAAAGTAAACAAAGTTAATATTATGCTCGGTTCGATTCTAATAACCTCACTTACTTTTAGCTCTGCTTATACTCCATCTAGCTTAGAGATAGATAGAGAGGACATACAAGTCCCTACTAAACCAAGTATTTCACAACCAACGGAAGATATCGATAAAGGTCAAATACAAGAATCTAATAAGCCCAGTGTTTCACAACCAACGGAAGATATTGATGCAGGCTCAGATATCTCAAATCTACAGCAAGGTATCTATATTGTACAACCTAAAGATACCTTATTTAAAATTTCAAAATCATACAATATAACTATAAAGGAATTGAAAGATGCTAATCAATTAATGGATAATACAATTCATACGGGGCAAACTTTAATCATTCCAAATGAATCAAACCCAAAAACAGAAGATATAAATACTATTGTGTTAAATCCTAGTGATACTTTAGTTATAGTAAATAAAAAAAATAGCCTACCTTCAGATTATGTTCCAAAAAATCTTGTCGTCCCAAATGTTCCATTTCCTTTTCAAGAATTTCATTCTAAAAAATTAATGAGACAAGATGCAGCTTCAGCACTTGAAGAGCTATTTAAAAAAGCAGAACAAGATGGAATTAATTTATATGCTACATCAGGATATCGTTCATATGATCGCCAAAAATCAATATTTGACTCAAATTCTAAGAAATATGGAATAGAAAAAGCAAATCAATTTAGTGCTAGACCTGGAGAAAGTGAACATCAAACAGGACTCGCTATGGATGTTACAAGTCCATCAGTAAATTATCGTTTAACACAAATATTCGGAGAAACAAAAGAAGGGATTTGGCTTAAAGAAAATGCCGCTCAATTCGGATTTATTATACGTTATCCAAAAGGGAAAGAAGGTATTACGGGATATCAATATGAGCCATGGCATCTTCGTTATGTTGGTGATGAAGTTGCAAAAGAAATTACAAATCAAAACATAACGCTTGAAGAATATTTTAGATTTGAATAA
- a CDS encoding MerR family transcriptional regulator, with amino-acid sequence MKDILSIGEFAKSRNITTETLRHYDRIGLLKPVKVDTKTGYRYYSILQYEQLGTIKELRQLGMSIDEIKKYFDNRNLEQSVNILRDKHKELKNRIKELQQLEENIDEKIKHLEDISKISDLEDIVIKEIKEREIITFDKSIKNEIDLSYACLELENSLKEIAPIVASNRYGAIIKQKYIELDKHIESVNMFLFIRDRENIDENHIKKIPKGTYVCMYYKGSIWDIEANLKKMIEYIQKEGYIVCGDVLQIVQIDISVTDKKEEVLLEIQIPVK; translated from the coding sequence ATGAAAGATATACTATCAATTGGTGAATTTGCAAAATCAAGAAATATTACTACTGAAACACTAAGACACTATGATAGAATAGGTTTACTTAAGCCTGTTAAAGTAGATACTAAAACAGGATATAGATACTATTCTATTTTACAATATGAACAATTAGGAACAATTAAAGAACTTCGACAACTAGGTATGAGTATCGATGAAATTAAGAAGTATTTTGATAATAGAAATTTAGAACAATCTGTTAATATATTAAGAGATAAGCATAAAGAACTTAAAAATAGAATAAAAGAACTGCAACAATTAGAAGAAAATATTGATGAAAAAATAAAACATCTAGAAGATATTTCTAAGATATCAGATTTAGAAGATATAGTTATTAAAGAAATTAAAGAAAGAGAAATAATTACATTTGATAAATCCATAAAAAATGAGATTGATTTAAGCTATGCATGTCTTGAATTAGAGAATTCATTAAAAGAAATAGCTCCTATAGTTGCAAGTAATCGTTATGGTGCCATTATAAAACAGAAATATATAGAGTTGGATAAGCATATAGAATCAGTTAATATGTTTCTATTTATTAGAGATAGAGAGAATATTGATGAAAATCATATTAAAAAGATTCCTAAAGGAACTTATGTCTGCATGTACTATAAAGGGAGTATTTGGGATATAGAAGCTAATTTAAAAAAAATGATTGAATATATTCAGAAAGAGGGATATATAGTGTGTGGTGATGTCCTTCAAATCGTTCAAATAGATATTAGTGTCACAGATAAAAAAGAGGAAGTATTATTAGAAATACAAATACCTGTAAAGTGA
- a CDS encoding MATE family efflux transporter, whose product MNENILGTEKISKLFIKFSIPAMISMVIAGIQPIIDGIFLGNFVGPNAMASVNIVQPFIQVIIGFCMIMSVGALSFIGRSLGEGKKEESQNIFKTAFIVITVISLSILLFGRLFSQEIAVLLGSNEVLLEGVSIYIKIIALFAPLMSLMLFFGFIDRVVGKPELYLKGMILSVIANISLDFILIKQLGLGIKGAAFATGIAYVSALFVVAHPMLNKNNVVNIFSGKFNKSIIIPMAYNGSSEGVVSIATATTAYLFNMTFMEIAGEAGVASFTTINYISQFGTLVMFGISDGITPILSYNYGNKKNDRLDDTLKLALKVNLAVGVILFFTLFGFGEQLVSLFAKGNKDILNLAVSGSRIYAFSFLMSGFNIINSGYFTAIGDAKDSIIIAASRGIIFIVLGINILPMIIGMNGVWITVPFAECITVIIGMHLIKRSNSLSVELVQDY is encoded by the coding sequence ATGAACGAGAATATATTAGGAACAGAAAAAATATCTAAATTATTTATTAAGTTTTCAATTCCAGCAATGATTTCTATGGTAATAGCCGGTATTCAACCTATAATAGATGGAATATTTTTAGGTAATTTTGTTGGACCAAATGCCATGGCTAGTGTAAATATAGTTCAACCATTCATACAGGTTATAATAGGTTTTTGTATGATAATGAGTGTAGGTGCTCTAAGCTTTATAGGAAGGAGCTTGGGAGAAGGAAAAAAAGAGGAATCTCAAAATATATTTAAAACAGCTTTTATAGTTATTACAGTAATATCGTTGTCCATACTATTATTTGGAAGATTATTCAGCCAAGAAATTGCAGTATTATTAGGATCAAATGAAGTACTGTTAGAAGGGGTATCAATATATATAAAAATTATAGCTTTATTTGCTCCATTAATGTCTTTAATGTTATTCTTTGGATTTATTGATAGAGTAGTAGGAAAGCCAGAATTATATTTAAAGGGTATGATTTTAAGTGTAATTGCTAATATAAGCTTAGACTTTATACTTATAAAACAATTAGGCTTAGGAATAAAGGGAGCGGCATTTGCTACAGGAATAGCATATGTATCAGCATTATTTGTAGTAGCACATCCTATGTTAAATAAAAATAATGTAGTCAATATATTTAGTGGAAAATTTAATAAATCTATAATAATACCAATGGCATATAATGGTTCATCAGAAGGAGTTGTTTCAATTGCAACTGCTACAACTGCATATTTATTTAATATGACATTTATGGAAATAGCTGGTGAAGCTGGTGTTGCATCATTTACAACTATAAATTATATATCTCAATTTGGAACACTTGTAATGTTTGGTATATCAGATGGAATAACACCTATACTTAGCTATAACTATGGTAACAAAAAAAATGATAGATTAGATGATACATTGAAATTAGCATTAAAGGTAAACTTAGCTGTTGGAGTAATATTATTTTTCACATTGTTTGGATTTGGAGAACAATTAGTATCATTATTTGCAAAAGGGAATAAAGACATTTTAAATTTAGCAGTAAGCGGATCGAGAATATATGCATTTTCTTTTTTAATGAGCGGATTTAATATTATTAATTCTGGATATTTTACAGCAATAGGAGACGCTAAAGACTCTATCATAATAGCAGCAAGCAGAGGGATAATATTTATAGTTCTAGGTATAAACATACTTCCTATGATCATAGGTATGAATGGAGTATGGATTACAGTTCCATTTGCAGAATGTATAACAGTTATTATAGGTATGCATTTGATTAAAAGAAGTAATAGTTTATCTGTAGAATTAGTTCAAGATTATTAA
- a CDS encoding NAD-dependent epimerase/dehydratase family protein, translated as MKILVTGGAGFIGSNLADKLISSCHDVVVIDNLSTGKVENLNSKAKFYKIDICNKDIVEIFEKEKFDIVYHVAAQIDIQKSIQDPINDAMINVMGTINILEACRKNNVKKIIYSSTAAVYGNPNYLGIDEDHYKQPISFYGSSKLSSEYYISTYSKLYNLDYTILRYSNVYGIRQDKNGEGGVISIFLDKMMDSEDVTIFGDGSATRDYIYVEDVVDANISSIEYGSGEIFNIGTGKYTSVLKLFNIMADICNKDIGMIFENERLEDIKDSYFEIDKSLNILNWKPKFCLENGLKKTIDYYESKGI; from the coding sequence GTGAAAATATTAGTTACGGGAGGAGCTGGATTTATAGGTTCTAATTTAGCAGATAAACTTATAAGCTCATGTCATGATGTTGTTGTTATAGATAATTTATCAACAGGTAAAGTTGAAAATTTAAACTCAAAAGCTAAATTCTATAAAATTGATATATGTAATAAAGATATTGTAGAAATATTTGAAAAAGAAAAATTTGATATTGTATATCATGTTGCAGCTCAAATAGATATTCAAAAATCTATCCAAGATCCTATAAATGATGCAATGATAAATGTAATGGGAACTATAAATATTTTAGAGGCTTGTAGAAAAAATAATGTAAAAAAGATAATTTATTCTTCTACGGCAGCTGTTTATGGAAATCCTAATTATTTAGGAATAGATGAAGATCATTATAAACAACCCATTTCGTTTTATGGATCATCTAAGTTAAGTTCTGAATATTATATATCTACCTATTCTAAATTGTATAATTTAGATTATACAATTTTAAGATATTCTAATGTCTATGGAATTAGACAGGATAAAAATGGAGAAGGTGGAGTTATATCTATATTTTTAGATAAGATGATGGATAGTGAAGATGTAACTATATTTGGTGATGGAAGTGCAACAAGGGATTATATATACGTAGAGGATGTAGTTGATGCAAATATAAGCTCTATAGAATATGGAAGTGGAGAAATTTTTAATATAGGTACGGGAAAATATACATCTGTTTTAAAGCTTTTTAATATTATGGCAGATATATGTAATAAAGATATAGGTATGATATTTGAGAATGAAAGACTTGAGGATATAAAGGATTCTTATTTTGAAATTGATAAGTCATTGAACATTCTTAATTGGAAACCTAAGTTTTGTTTAGAAAATGGTTTAAAGAAAACAATAGATTACTACGAAAGCAAAGGTATTTAA
- a CDS encoding glycosyltransferase family 4 protein, whose translation MKILHITAQKPFKTGSGVYAKKIIEQFDKKGFKQAIIAGISSEETIDINTNLSLEEYPVYFNIKEMHFPVVGMSDVMPYESTRYRDLDEDMIDCFTQAFTIQIMKAVQTFNPDIIICHHLYFLTALTRSLIKDKKILGVCHGTDLRQLKSIDLKKNFIKDNIRKLDTILALHNEQKEDIKEYFGIEESLIHVIGSGYDDSIFYCRGSFHEKDYIRVIYAGKISYSKGLLPLIKAFSSLNIPSDKIKLSLAGMGNGEEYEEILNIAKESSYTIEFLGSLKQEDLAEEFRKSDIFILPSFYEGLPLVLIEALASGLYVITSEIPGIRQWVGEKINNSSKIRYLPLPRLTNVDIPVEEDLPKFKSNIKKEIQNTIKYINENKYNDNLDLTYLSWRELANRIEKILYDF comes from the coding sequence GTGAAGATACTTCATATTACAGCCCAAAAACCATTTAAAACTGGAAGTGGTGTATACGCTAAAAAAATTATAGAACAATTCGATAAAAAAGGTTTTAAACAAGCTATTATTGCAGGTATTTCAAGTGAAGAAACGATAGATATTAACACAAATTTATCTTTAGAAGAGTACCCAGTCTATTTTAATATAAAAGAAATGCATTTTCCTGTTGTAGGCATGAGTGATGTAATGCCATATGAAAGCACTAGATATAGGGATCTTGATGAAGATATGATAGATTGTTTTACACAAGCATTTACAATACAAATAATGAAAGCAGTACAGACATTTAATCCAGATATAATAATATGCCATCATCTATACTTTTTAACAGCTCTTACACGTTCATTGATAAAAGACAAAAAAATACTTGGAGTATGTCATGGCACTGATCTAAGACAGCTAAAGTCTATAGATTTAAAGAAGAACTTCATAAAAGATAATATAAGAAAACTAGATACTATTTTAGCTCTTCATAATGAGCAAAAGGAAGATATAAAAGAGTATTTTGGTATAGAAGAGAGCCTTATTCATGTTATAGGTAGTGGATATGATGATTCAATTTTTTATTGCAGAGGTTCATTTCATGAAAAAGACTATATAAGAGTTATATATGCAGGAAAAATCTCATATTCTAAGGGATTGCTACCTTTAATCAAGGCCTTCTCATCTTTAAATATACCAAGTGATAAAATTAAATTAAGTTTAGCTGGTATGGGTAATGGAGAGGAGTATGAGGAAATATTAAATATAGCTAAAGAATCATCTTACACAATTGAATTTCTTGGTAGTTTAAAGCAAGAAGATCTAGCAGAGGAATTTAGAAAATCAGACATATTTATACTACCATCTTTTTATGAAGGATTACCTCTTGTACTAATAGAAGCTTTAGCATCAGGATTGTATGTTATTACTTCAGAAATACCTGGGATAAGGCAGTGGGTAGGAGAAAAAATAAATAATTCTAGTAAAATAAGATATTTGCCTCTACCTAGACTAACAAATGTAGATATTCCTGTAGAAGAGGATTTACCAAAATTTAAAAGTAATATAAAGAAGGAAATACAAAACACTATAAAATATATTAATGAAAATAAGTATAATGATAATTTAGACCTAACATACCTTAGCTGGAGAGAATTAGCAAATAGAATTGAGAAAATTTTATATGATTTTTAA
- a CDS encoding cyclase family protein encodes MIDITLKLDKDNKVWKWLESQENKLINAGHIGSHIDVYKKSNIPIEYFKTKGVLIDCTNYGLDEEIGIEVLKDIEIEESSFIIFKTNIQINYPYGSDIYVKQHPELSWELIDYLLERNVHFIGIDFAGIRRGKEHFKADEKSEENNTYVIENLDLRKLKITIEDEFDVYTMWIENPFATGLSTRVLIDVI; translated from the coding sequence ATGATAGATATAACATTAAAATTAGATAAGGATAATAAAGTTTGGAAGTGGTTAGAATCTCAAGAAAACAAATTAATAAATGCAGGGCATATTGGAAGTCATATAGACGTTTATAAAAAAAGCAATATTCCAATAGAGTACTTTAAAACTAAAGGAGTTTTGATTGATTGCACAAATTATGGATTAGATGAAGAAATAGGAATAGAAGTATTAAAGGATATAGAAATAGAAGAGAGTAGCTTTATAATATTTAAAACTAATATACAAATTAATTACCCATACGGAAGTGATATATATGTAAAGCAGCACCCTGAGCTTAGTTGGGAACTTATAGATTATTTACTTGAAAGAAACGTTCACTTTATAGGAATTGATTTTGCAGGAATTCGTAGAGGAAAGGAACACTTTAAAGCAGATGAAAAATCAGAAGAAAATAATACTTATGTTATAGAAAACTTAGATTTGAGAAAATTAAAAATTACAATAGAGGATGAATTTGATGTTTATACCATGTGGATAGAGAATCCATTTGCAACGGGATTATCTACTAGAGTTTTGATTGATGTAATATAG
- a CDS encoding MarR family transcriptional regulator: MNNELMLKKLNETFQLFTEFNEKGFKENYSDLNINEVHTIDYIGRAEHANVTKITDHLKITKGGVTKITKKLIVKEYINSYQTEENKKEKYFNLTEKGKEIFIKHKTLHIEAMNRDKRIFENFDEDQKKVIDKFLDILKEDFEDKLK; encoded by the coding sequence ATGAATAATGAATTAATGTTGAAAAAATTAAATGAAACATTTCAACTATTTACAGAATTTAACGAAAAGGGTTTCAAAGAGAATTATAGTGATTTAAACATAAATGAGGTTCATACTATTGATTATATAGGTAGAGCAGAACATGCTAATGTTACTAAAATTACAGATCATCTAAAAATAACTAAAGGTGGAGTAACTAAAATAACTAAAAAGTTGATAGTCAAAGAATATATAAATTCATATCAAACTGAAGAAAATAAGAAGGAAAAATACTTTAATCTAACGGAGAAAGGCAAAGAAATTTTTATAAAACATAAAACTCTTCATATAGAAGCTATGAACAGAGATAAGAGAATATTTGAAAATTTTGATGAAGATCAAAAAAAAGTTATAGATAAATTTTTAGATATCTTAAAAGAAGATTTTGAAGATAAGTTAAAATAA
- a CDS encoding methyl-accepting chemotaxis protein, translating into MRKFRDLKTGYKIMTLALITILLSTSLHIISLRGLKRITEQQTKYIVQETSTLEKEDVKRELDVIDAYVREMSINLATLSEKGNISRQTATQMIKESLKYNPNIVGSGMVWEPNAFDRKDSEYINSIDLASDQSGRFLPYIFKDGNGNLGAELITGYDIEGDGDWYLIPKKTKKPILTEPYLYPINGKDVLMTTISYPILSSNNTFLGVVTADIKLDYLQEKAISMDRILEFNGNGMIISNDGYYVANGMDKELIMQSSLEKGIIDEDILKEIRSNNIGTTWRDIDGLGKILISYTPMHFQNLNTTWGVVTYVPLTKILEEYSKEFKRTSFIGLLVLMIVILLSIIITKSITTPIGKLVKAMQKGASGDLKSKVDINSKDELGYLSTTYNNMMENICNLAVGVKESSETNLEQSGNLSEISNQANIALSEIANAIDQVASSSSEQAKEVEIVADIALELEQNIKESNELSKELFYIIEDTNSLSEKGTEMMKVLNEKTKESNFKVKEVNKIINTVNEYSKNAESITNIINNISEQTNLLALNASIEAARAGEAGKGFAVVSSEIRNLAEQTRKSTEDIKTMILDIQKQAEAAVENSNEMTEIGNEQNQLIQDTGNVFNQTASSLENIVQKLDAGIEKNGNIEKGKDKIIQAIQNVSAITEENSASSEEVSASTQQQLASVNELSSYAKDMENNAKNLMNQINQFKM; encoded by the coding sequence TTGAGAAAGTTTAGAGACTTGAAAACAGGATATAAAATAATGACTTTAGCACTAATAACTATTTTATTAAGTACTTCTTTACACATAATTTCTCTTAGAGGACTTAAAAGAATTACAGAACAACAAACAAAATATATTGTTCAGGAAACATCTACACTTGAAAAAGAAGATGTTAAAAGAGAATTAGATGTAATAGATGCATATGTAAGAGAAATGTCAATAAATCTAGCAACTTTATCAGAAAAAGGTAATATCTCTAGACAAACAGCTACCCAAATGATAAAAGAAAGCTTAAAGTATAATCCTAATATTGTAGGATCTGGAATGGTATGGGAGCCTAATGCCTTTGATAGAAAAGATTCTGAGTATATAAATTCTATAGATCTTGCAAGTGATCAATCAGGTAGATTTCTTCCTTATATATTCAAAGATGGAAATGGTAATTTAGGTGCGGAGCTTATTACAGGGTACGATATAGAAGGAGATGGAGACTGGTATTTAATTCCTAAGAAAACTAAAAAACCTATCCTTACAGAACCTTATTTATATCCTATAAACGGAAAAGATGTACTTATGACAACTATATCTTATCCTATTTTAAGTTCAAATAACACCTTTTTAGGAGTTGTTACCGCTGATATTAAATTAGATTATCTTCAAGAAAAAGCTATATCTATGGATAGAATTTTGGAGTTTAACGGAAATGGCATGATAATTAGTAACGATGGCTACTATGTTGCAAATGGAATGGATAAAGAACTAATAATGCAAAGTTCTCTTGAAAAAGGAATTATAGATGAAGATATATTAAAGGAAATCAGAAGTAATAATATAGGAACTACTTGGCGAGACATAGATGGTCTTGGAAAAATATTAATCAGCTATACCCCTATGCATTTCCAAAATTTAAATACTACTTGGGGAGTGGTCACATACGTTCCATTAACAAAAATATTAGAAGAGTATTCCAAAGAATTTAAAAGAACATCATTTATAGGGTTACTAGTTCTTATGATAGTCATTTTACTTTCTATTATAATTACTAAAAGTATAACTACTCCTATAGGCAAATTAGTTAAAGCAATGCAAAAGGGAGCTTCTGGTGATCTAAAATCAAAGGTAGACATAAATAGTAAAGATGAACTCGGATACTTATCTACGACTTATAATAACATGATGGAGAATATATGTAATCTCGCTGTAGGAGTTAAAGAATCTTCAGAAACTAATTTAGAACAATCAGGTAATCTCTCTGAAATATCTAATCAAGCAAATATAGCGTTATCTGAAATTGCTAATGCTATTGATCAGGTTGCTTCAAGTTCAAGTGAACAAGCTAAGGAAGTCGAAATAGTTGCAGATATAGCTCTTGAATTAGAACAGAATATTAAAGAATCAAATGAGTTGAGTAAAGAGTTATTCTACATAATTGAAGATACAAATTCCCTAAGTGAAAAAGGAACTGAAATGATGAAGGTTCTTAATGAAAAAACTAAAGAAAGCAACTTTAAGGTGAAGGAAGTTAATAAAATAATAAATACAGTAAATGAGTATTCTAAAAATGCAGAGTCGATAACCAACATAATAAATAATATATCTGAACAGACAAACTTACTTGCACTTAATGCTTCTATAGAGGCTGCACGAGCAGGAGAAGCTGGCAAAGGTTTTGCAGTAGTTTCATCAGAAATAAGAAACCTTGCTGAGCAAACAAGAAAATCTACAGAAGATATAAAAACAATGATTTTAGATATCCAAAAACAAGCTGAAGCTGCAGTTGAAAATTCAAATGAAATGACTGAAATTGGTAATGAACAAAATCAGCTAATACAAGATACAGGAAATGTATTTAATCAAACAGCTTCTTCATTAGAAAACATAGTTCAAAAATTAGATGCTGGAATAGAAAAGAACGGAAATATCGAAAAAGGAAAAGATAAAATTATACAAGCTATACAAAATGTCTCTGCAATAACGGAGGAAAATTCAGCTAGTTCTGAAGAAGTATCAGCTAGTACTCAGCAGCAGTTGGCTTCTGTAAACGAGCTGTCTTCTTATGCAAAAGATATGGAAAATAATGCTAAAAATCTTATGAATCAAATAAACCAATTTAAAATGTAA
- the yycF gene encoding response regulator YycF produces the protein MSNKILIIEDEKPISDILKFNLKKEGYEVDTAFDGEEGINKTYSFKPDLILLDVMIPVYDGFQVCKKVRETLSIPIIMVTAKEEEVDKVLGLELGADDYITKPFSVRELMARVKANLRRTQVLNTENKNEDIITNGNLSVDLVKYEVSKNGDNIDLTVREFELLKFLITQKNQVFSREQLLEQVWGYEYYGDIRTVDVTVRRLREKVEDNSSNPNYIITKRGVGYYFKGE, from the coding sequence ATGAGTAATAAAATATTAATAATAGAGGATGAAAAACCTATATCTGATATATTAAAATTCAATCTTAAGAAGGAAGGATATGAGGTTGATACGGCATTTGATGGAGAGGAAGGAATAAATAAAACGTACAGCTTTAAGCCGGATCTAATACTTCTTGATGTTATGATACCAGTTTATGATGGATTTCAGGTTTGTAAAAAGGTAAGAGAGACATTATCAATTCCAATAATAATGGTTACAGCTAAAGAAGAAGAAGTAGATAAGGTATTAGGACTTGAACTTGGAGCTGATGATTATATAACTAAGCCATTTAGTGTAAGAGAGCTTATGGCTAGGGTTAAGGCTAATCTTAGAAGGACTCAAGTGTTAAACACAGAAAATAAAAACGAAGACATAATAACTAATGGAAATTTAAGTGTTGATTTAGTTAAATATGAGGTTAGCAAGAATGGAGATAATATAGATTTAACTGTAAGAGAGTTTGAATTGTTAAAGTTTTTGATAACTCAAAAGAATCAAGTATTCTCTAGAGAACAGCTGCTTGAACAGGTTTGGGGATATGAATACTATGGAGATATTAGAACTGTAGACGTTACTGTTAGAAGACTAAGAGAAAAAGTAGAAGATAATTCATCAAACCCTAATTATATAATAACTAAACGAGGAGTAGGTTATTATTTTAAGGGGGAATAG